Proteins encoded within one genomic window of Fragaria vesca subsp. vesca linkage group LG1, FraVesHawaii_1.0, whole genome shotgun sequence:
- the LOC101301518 gene encoding NADP-dependent alkenal double bond reductase P1-like: protein MASDGVEVSNKQVIFKDYVTGFPKESDMELRTSTAKLKLPQGSTGLVVKNLYLSCDPYLRGHMTKHDRPSYVQSFNPGQTVTGYGVAKVLESGDPKFKPGDLVWGPTGWEEYSVITATESLFKIHHTDVPLSYYTGLLGMAGLTAYAGFFEFCSPKKGETIYISAASGAVGQLVGQFAKLTGCYVVGSAGSKKKVDLLKNKFGFDEAFNYKDEPDLDAALRRYFPDGIDIYFENVGGKMLDAVLPNMRLKGRIAVCGMISQYNLEKPEGIHNLMSLIVKQVRMEGFLVSSYCHLYGKFLETVLPAIKEGKITYVEDVVEGLENAPAALIGLFAGRNVGKQVVVVSRE from the exons ATGGCGAGTGACGGAGTGGAAGTGAGTAACAAGCAGGTGATATTCAAAGACTATGTGACCGGGTTCCCCAAAGAATCCGACATGGAATTGAGGACGTCCACAGCCAAACTCAAGCTTCCACAAGGGTCGACTGGCCTTGTCGTCAAGAACCTATACTTGTCCTGCGATCCTTACTTACGCGGCCATATGACCAAGCACGACAGGCCCTCTTATGTCCAATCCTTCAACCCCGGCCAG ACTGTAACTGGTTATGGAGTCGCTAAAGTCCTGGAATCTGGGGATCCAAAGTTTAAGCCAGGCGACTTGGTTTGGGGTCCTACTGGCTGGGAAGAATATAGTGTCATCACTGCCACAGAGTCTCTGTTTAAAATTCACCACACTGATGTGCCTCTCTCTTACTATACTGGACTTCTCG GTATGGCTGGATTGACTGCTTATGCTGGGTTTTTTGAGTTTTGCTCTCCTAAGAAAGGAGAGACTATCTACATTTCAGCCGCATCTGGAGCAGTAGGTCAGCTTGTTGGCCAATTTGCAAAGTTGACAGGTTGCTATGTTGTTGGGAGTGCTGGAAGCAAGAAAAAG GTTGATCTGCTGAAGAACAAATTCGGATTTGATGAGGCTTTCAACTATAAAGACGAACCTGACCTGGATGCAGCTTTAAGAAG GTATTTTCCTGATGGTATTGACATTTACTTTGAGAATGTGGGGGGAAAGATGCTTGATGCAGTGCTACCAAACATGAGGCTGAAAGGGCGAATAGCAGTGTGTGGGATGATATCTCAGTACAACTTGGAGAAGCCTGAAGGCATACATAATTTGATGTCTCTGATTGTTAAGCAGGTCCGCATGGAAGGTTTCCTGGTGAGCAGTTACTGTCATCTGTATGGAAAGTTTCTTGAAACAGTGTTGCCTGCCATAAAAGAAGGGAAGATTACATATGTGGAAGATGTAGTTGAAGGCCTTGAGAACGCTCCTGCAGCTCTGATTGGGCTCTTTGCTGGCCGCAACGTGGGAAAGCAGGTTGTTGTAGTTTCCAGGGAGTGA
- the LOC101301805 gene encoding NADP-dependent alkenal double bond reductase P2-like, producing MASDGVEVSNKQVIFKDYVTGFPKESDMELRTSTAKLKLPQGSTGLVVKNLYLSCDPYMRGRMTKHERPSYVQSFNPGQTVTGYGVAKVLESGDPKFKPGDLVWGHTGWEEYSVITATESLFKIHHTDVPLSYYTGLLGMPGMTAYAGFFEVCSPKKGETVYISAASGAVGQLVGQFAKLTGCYVVGSAGSKEKVDLLKNKFGFDEAFNYKDEPDLDAALRRYFPDGIDIYFENVGGKMLDAVLPNMRLKGRIAVCGMISQYNLEKPEGIHNLMSLIVKQVRMEGFLVFSYYHLYGKFLETVLPAIKEGKITYVEDVVEGLENAPAALIGLFAGRNVGKQVVVVSRE from the exons ATGGCGAGTGACGGAGTGGAAGTGAGTAACAAGCAGGTGATATTCAAAGACTATGTCACCGGGTTCCCCAAAGAATCCGACATGGAATTGAGGACATCCACAGCCAAACTCAAGCTTCCACAAGGGTCGACTGGCCTTGTGGTCAAGAACCTATACTTGTCCTGCGATCCTTACATGCGCGGCCGTATGACCAAACACGAGAGGCCCTCTTATGTCCAATCCTTCAACCCCGGCCAG ACTGTAACTGGTTATGGAGTGGCTAAAGTCCTGGAATCTGGGGATCCAAAGTTTAAGCCAGGCGACTTGGTTTGGGGTCATACTGGCTGGGAAGAATATAGTGTCATCACTGCCACAGAGTCTCTGTTTAAAATTCACCACACTGATGTGCCTCTCTCTTACTATACTGGACTTCTCG GTATGCCTGGAATGACTGCTTATGCTGGGTTTTTTGAGGTTTGCTCTCCTAAGAAAGGAGAGACTGTCTACATTTCAGCCGCATCTGGAGCAGTAGGTCAGCTTGTTGGCCAATTTGCAAAGTTGACAGGTTGCTATGTTGTTGGGAGTGCTGGAAGCAAGGAAAAG GTTGATCTGCTGAAGAACAAATTCGGATTTGATGAGGCTTTCAACTATAAAGACGAACCTGACCTGGATGCAGCTTTAAGAAG GTATTTTCCTGATGGTATTGACATTTACTTTGAGAATGTGGGGGGAAAGATGCTTGATGCAGTGCTACCAAACATGAGGCTGAAAGGGCGAATAGCAGTGTGTGGGATGATATCTCAGTACAACTTGGAGAAGCCTGAAGGCATACATAATTTGATGTCTTTGATTGTTAAGCAGGTCCGCATGGAAGGTTTCCTGGTGTTCAGTTACTATCATCTGTATGGAAAGTTTCTTGAAACAGTGTTGCCTGCCATAAAAGAAGGGAAGATTACATATGTGGAAGATGTAGTTGAGGGCCTTGAGAACGCTCCTGCAGCTCTAATTGGGCTCTTTGCTGGCCGCAACGTGGGAAAGCAGGTTGTTGTAGTTTCCAGGGAGTGA